GGATTTCTCCCTCCGGACCCGTTTATCAGGCGGGCACGCTGTCCGGGAATCCGCTGGCCATGACGGCCGGACTGGCTACGCTCCATGAACTCACGGAAGATGCTTATGCGAAACTGGAGCGGACATCGGCGAAACTCGCACAGGGTTTGCGAAACGTATGCGCTGAAAAGAGAATCGCCGCGCAGGTTCAGCGCGTCGGTTCGATGCTTACACTGTTTTTTGGCGAACGTCCGGTGACGAATATGGAGGACGCTTCGCGGGCCGATCACGGCAAGTACGCTCGCTTTTTTCGGAACCTGCTGGCGTCGGGAGTGCATCTTCCACCCAGCGGATACGAGGCCTGGTTCGTATCGCTGGCGCATAACGACTCGACGGTGGAACGCACGATTGCCGCCGCCGCCGCCGCTTTAGCGTGACGGTATTTCGCCTTCGGAGAGAGTATGCAATACCGACGGTCTTTCCGCCATCACTTCGTAATCTTCGTTCTGCTGTCGTTCATTGCGCTTGCTCAACTGAGCTGGTGGGTGATTTTTCAGCTCAACGAAGGATCACGCGTAACCAAACTGCAGCACCGGATATGGACGGAACAAATCCGCGTCGCGAGCGAACAGGCCGGGCTGTGGTCAGAGCGCCCGCGCCACGAGCTTGAGACGTGGCTGCAGCGCGTCTTTCCCGACTTGACTCTGGAAGAAGCGAGCGGGAAGATTATCGTCAGCGCCGCGGCGGAAAAGCGTCTGCGCCGTCTGGCGGGCGGGCGGGTGCGGATGTACGTCTCGGAAGGCGCGTTCTTCATTTTCCTGCTGCTAACCGGCATCGGATACATGTACTGGGTGTTGCGGCGCGAGATCCTTTACGAACAGCAGCAGTCTTCGTTCCTCTCCGCCACCTCGCACGAACTCAAAACACCCATCACTTCCCTGCGACTCCATCTGGACACGCTCATTGACCGCGACCTCCCCAAAGCACAAGCGCTCGACGTGTTGTCCACCATGCGTCGGGACCTGGATCGTCTGACCGATCAAATTGATCGCCAGCTGCAGGCGCAAGCGTTTGTATTCGGAAAGCGAAAACTCTCCCTGCAGCCCACCGATCTGACCGACGAAACTCAGTTCATCCTGAAGGAAATTTCCGGCCGGTACAATCTGAAAGACCTCCAATTGCGCACCCATTTGGAACCCGACGTCACCGTCATGGCCGATCCGGAACGTTGGCAGATTCTCGTGCGGAATCTGCTGGAGAACGCGATCAAGTATTCGCCGGGCGGAGGAGTTCTGCAAGTCTCCCTGACGCGAGCCGGCCGCCTCGCCCAATTACACGTCTCGGACGAGGGTGTTGGATTCTCCCAAGTCGAATGCGAGCGAATCTTTGAGCGGTTCTATCGAATTGAAAGCGAGGAAACTCGGCGAACCCACGGCACGGGACTCGGACTATATCTCGTTCGTGAGATCGCGAGGTCTTTCGGGGGTTCGGTCCGTGCATCCAGCGAGGGAAAGGGAAAAGGCGCGGCGTTCATCGTGGAAATCCCGTTGGCGGAGGAAAAGCGCCTTGCCTGAGCGAATCCTACTCGTCGAAGACGAAGCGCATATCGCTCAGGGATTGAAGTTGAATCTCGAGAGCGAAGGTTTCGCCGTGTGCATCGCCGATGACGGCCGGAAAGCCATCGAACGGATTCTCCGGGACGAACCGGATTTGGTCGTGCTCGACGTGGAACTTCCCGGCCTAAGCGGCTTTGAGGTCTGTGATCGAGTTCGCCACGACGGCAGTCGCGTACCCATACTGTTCCTGACGGTGCGTGATTCGGAAGATGACCGGATTCGCGGCCTCGAACTAGGGGGCGACGACTACATGACCAAACCGTTCAGCGTGCGGGAACTGATTCAGCGCATTCGAGCCATGCTCCGGCGGGGAAGCTGGTATCAGGAGACTCCGCGCCACGGAAACGTTCTGGAGTTCGGCGGCAATCGCGTGGACTTTCGAGCTTACAAGGCGCGAACTTCGGACAGCGAGGTGATCCTGACGCAGAAGGAGTGCATGCTTCTGAAGCTGCTGGCGGAGGGCGAGGGCCGAGTGATCGGTCGCGACGAGATTCTGGATCGCGTCTGGGGGTACGATCGCTATCCCTCCTCCCGAACCATTGACAATCTGATTCTCCGCCTGCGAAAACATTTTGAAGCCGATCCCAAGAATCCGAAGCATATTCATACCTTGTATGGAGCCGGCTATCGTTTCACCTCCGCACCTACGCCCGCCGAGCCACCGAGCCGATAGTTCATTATGTTTTGAAGTCAACCCAACGGAGTCCAAATCACGAAACCGTGAAGCAGTCCACGGTTTTTCTCCACAGGAACAACGTTTGAGGGGAGGAAACGCAAGCCTCATGAAGAGGGTTCGACAAGAAGGCTCTTCCAGAGAAAAAGCCACAAAATAGCCTGTAGGCTCACCGCCTACAGGCTATTTTTCATGATCAGCAAACACTCTTGCCGCTGCTATGTCTTCTTCTCCGAGGTATCGTCGGGCTTTGGCTGATCGCTCAGCCCGTCCTTGAACTCGCGAACGCCACGGGCCAATCCGCGCATGAGCTCGGGGATACGCCGTCCGCCGAAGAGCAGGAGTACGACCCCGACGATGAGGAGTATTTCCACCCAGCCAAAACGCATGTCATGCTCCATTCATTTCTGCCGGAAACAAACTGGGAGTGCCAGTCGTTGCCGGGCTTCTTCTTGGTTGTGTCAGATAATTCCGTCAACGCGGCCGCACTTAGAGCGTGCCGGAAACGGAATCGGGAGATGTTTCGACGGTCCCCGCCGTCTGCCGATAGAGCAGGAGTTCATTCCCGTCGGGATCCTCGTAGCGGACGGTCAGAGGAGATTCTCGAATGTATCCTTCCTGCAAAGCCAGATAATCCAATCCGACCGCACCGAGTGCATTCTGCAGGAAAGGAAATTGTTCCGCCGGATTCTCCGAGCGAATCTCCTTGACGTAGCGGCGGCACTTCTGGCAGGCGTGCAACCGGCAGGCGTCTTCCGCTTCGGGCGAAAGAACCGTAAGGGAACCTTGATCTTCATTCAGACAGAACGGACATTGGAGGCGTTTGAAAGCCCAACTCGTTCCGCAGTGCAAACACCACAGAGTCAGGCGTCCATCCTCACTCCAAAGGTGTCCCAGGTTTGGCCAATGACCGCATACGGGACAATAGCCGCATTTCCACTCCGCCAGATCCACACCCTCCGTCAGCGTCCGCGCTACTTGACTTCGATACGGCCTAACCAAACAGACGGCGAAGAAAGCGACGAGATCATCGGCCAGATCAAACTGCCTTTGAAACCGGACAATCTCGTTGCCCCGGTTGCGGAAGGCGCTGCCTGCAAACGTCGAAGGTTCGCTCTGTCCGTTGGCGAATGCGTGAAGGATCTTCGCCACTTCGTCGCGGCGCTCGGGAAGATGCTGATCGAGAACTTCCAGCAACTCATGAGCCGCACTCCCCGCCGTTTCCTCGCGGAGCTCGCAGCCGCAGGGCCGCAGCAGATAGCGTCCCTCGCGAATACGTCGCGCGGCCACCTCGGGCATATCCTTGGCCGGTGGCTTACGAAAAAGGCTCTCCGCCTCGAATCGGCGAAAGAAAGCGTTCAGGTCCGATGCGAACGGTTCCAGAGCTTGTATATCTGAACGGATCGAAGAGTCACTATTCATGCTTCGCGCTCATTCTCCGAAGATGCTCTTCCCGGACTCAGCATGTCTTCGGCAGTAGTCTCATCAAAAATGATTCGTTCCGGGTGAGTGTAGAGGTTGAATCGGCGACGACGGGCAAATCCCACCAGCGTGATTCCGGACGCTTCCGCCAGATCTACCGCCAGCGACGTCGGCGCTGAGCGGGACGCCACGACGGGAATCCCGGCGAACGCCGCCTTGCGGATCATATCCGATGACAGCCGTCCCGTGCTGCAGAGAACGGCGGAGGCGAGCGGCGACTCCAAGCGCGCGGCGGCGCCGACGACTTTATCCACCGCATTGTGCCGTCCGATGTCCTCACGAATCACCAGCGGCCCTCCGCTGATCGCCAGGGCCGCCAGATGAATGCAGCCCGTCCGCTCGTACCACACCGAGTAGTCTTCCCGGAGGATCGTGAACACCCGTCTGAAAAACTCGGGCGGCACGGCGACTTCTCCACCATCCGCCACACGCGGTACGTTCTGCCCGAGCGTCACTCCTTCGCCGCATCCGGAACTCACGGTCCGGCGGCTTCGCCAATCCGCCGAGTGGAACGGACGATGCGGAGCGAGCGTAAATGCCGCCACTCCCTGCGCCGGATCGTGATCCGACCGCACCACGTCAGCCAACCCGCCGATGACTCCCTCGGTGATGAGGTAGCCCAAGGCCAAGTCGTTGCAGTGGGTGGGGCTGCTGGCCAGTCGCACGAGCTCCTCGCCGTTGACGACGATGATCAGCGCCGCCTCGCGCGCCACCCATTCGCGGGTGTCGCGAATCTTGCCCGAGGAGTCGTCTTCGGTCGGCTCACGCCACTGAGTTGCCGGCAGGCTCTTGGCGATCATTTCCCGTCCACCATCGTCAACATCTTCCGGTATTCGCCCGGTGTATTCACGTTGAAGAACATCCGCTCGATGCTCTCTGGATCGAAGTGCCGGGTGACGTCCACTCGGACCACGTTCACCAGCGGCCAGAAGTCCCGCATGGACCGTCGCCCCGCCTCAAGAGCCGCCTCCACCTGAGCGTAGCATCTTCGATGGTAGAATCCCGCCAACGGTTCGACGCGATCATTCCAAACCGGTACGATGACGTCGGCTTCGCCCGTGTTTTGCCAGAGAATCGGCAAGAGCCGCTCGTCGAGAAACGGCAGATCACAGGCGGTCACAAAGGAATAGTCGTTCGCGGCATGATGCAACGTCGCCTGCAAACCGGCCAGAGGTCCGAGTCCCGGCTGCAGGTCTGCCACGGTGACGTGCTCGTGTCCGGCCAGTTTGTTCACCTGATCGGCCACGAAAAAGACCTCAGCCAGGACTGACGAAAGCCGCTCGAAAAGCAACTGCGCCACCGACGTTCCTCCAAACGGCATGAATGCCTTGTCGGAATGGAAACGGCGGCTGCGCCCTCCCACCAGAACGGCACCCGATGCCGCGATGCGGCTCATGACTGCAATCGCCCAGCGCTACAGAACGCGCTCGACAAAACGTACCGTAGCCGCGAGCCACGCGAAAACCACGGCTCCGGCGGAAAAGATCGGAACAACCCAGCGCGGAACTCGTTGCGGTTCCGTCAAACGTCGGGCGACAATAAGTCCCAACGGCGCCACGACCAGACTGAGCAATAGGGCGGGAAGAATGTCTCGGACGGCATAGTCCACGATCCGCGCCCAGCCGCCGGCAACCCAATAGGGATGACGGAACGCCAGCACGGCCCCGACGAAAAGCGGCAGGGCCAATGCACAGGTCAAGGCTCCGCGCACAGCGGCGGCCGGCAGCGTGCGAACGTCCTGCCGCCACACCAGACTGGCCAGTACGTCGAACGATACCGCTACGGAAAGAATCCCGGACAAATTGCACAGATGGAAATTTATAGCGTAGGTTTTCAACAGGCAGACGACCAAACCCATTGCCATACTGGTTCCGGGTACATTGACCATCCGCCGTCCCAAAGTCAAGAACAGCACTCCCGCCGCTATCATGATGGGAATGGAGATGGGGAGAATTTCCACCAGACCCCACAGCGATCCCAACACGATGATCGGGAGAATCCATGCGAATCGTTTCATGACCGACTCCTCAAGCGACTAAAATGATAACGCGAGCGCAAGCTGTCGTTTCAAAATCCCTGAATGCGCTGGAAGCCGCGCTGGATATTTTCGATTTCTTCCTGAGCGATCTGCGAACCCGGCTTGGCCGCCATCCGTTCGATTACGGCCTGCTGTTCCCGCGGAGTCATCGCGCCCATTCTTCCCAGCACGCTTTCATCGTGGCAGCGAACACATTGGAGCATCCTCAAAGACCCGTGGATTTTGTCCACATCCGCCGGAGACAAATGTGCACCCGGCATGTTCTCCATGTGGCGGACGACATTTTCCAGTTCCGAAGCCGTACCGTGAATCCCCGTGAATCGCCGTTCCGAATGGCAACTCGTGCAGTTCTGCTCCAGCGCCGCGAACGGGCGCACAGCTGTCCGCATTTTCTCGGCAGGTTTGGATGCGGCGATCTGGGTTTTGAGATCTGCCAGTTCCGCGTTCAGCTTCAGCGTCAGCTGTGCCTGAAAGATCACCACAATCGCCGTCAGGATAGCCAAGAACAAGGGGAGCGTGCGCTCGAATAGATGAGACCCGTTCTGCATATTTTGATCCTTCCGTTTCGATCCTTGCCCGGTGTGAAAATCGGGTCTTGGTTGCCTGTCGCCGGTCCCGTCAAGCATGGGATGGCGATTCGCCCTCATACACCGGCATAGTGCGACCCACCCAGCGGAACACCAGCAGGCCGATGGATACGATGCCGACCGTGATGAAGATCTCAATCCAATGCGGGTAATAGGTTTCCCACTGCTTGACGATCACGCCGACGATCGCGACGTTGATGCGATTCCAGAGCACACCCACCACTACCAGAAGAGACGTCCACATGAGACCGCTGCGGGAATTGCGGACGTCCGGCGACAGATACAGGACAAGAGGCAGAATGACTCCGACGGATAATTCCATCCACCAAGAGACCGTCTGGGCGCTCAAGCTGAAGGCGCTGATCACGGTCCACTGCCCCACGATGTCCGCCACCTTGAGCAGCAGGTAAATCCCGAGCAGATAGGGCATCGCCTTGGACAGACTTGACAGAAGATGAAAATGTGACTTGTGTCCCAAAACTCGTTCGCTGAGCAACGCCTCGAAAATCACCATCGCCGGTCCCACCATGACCGCCGAGAGCAGGAAGAAGAGCGGAAGCAGCGGCGAATACCAAAGGACATGGAGCTTCTGCGGAACGAGCAGGAACAAGGTCCCCAAAGAGGACTGATGCATCGTCGAGAACATCACACCCGACATGATCAGCAGGATCGGCATCTGTTTGTCCCGCGGCATCCATCCCCCGCGCATGGCTACTTCCCAGAACAGCAGGACGACCGTTATGACCAATGCCCACATGAAGGAGTCGGTCATGGCCAGTGTAAAGAGGGCAAGCATGCCAATGATGATCCACGGCACCGCCTTCCTCCACAGGTCGTGGAGATTGGCGAGGCGGTAGCGTTCGAAGATGACCGGCAGAAATTCGAGGATGAGCACGGTGGTGTACAGCATGACGCACCAGGCTACCTCGAACATGGGCGATTCATGGTTCCAATGAAACAGAGCACGCCAGAGATTCCAGGGGCGGCCCAGATCAATGAAAAGTCCGAAGATGAACATCAGATAGCCGAGCAGGGCGGTGAGAATGGCGGGACGTGCCAGGGCGTGGAACTTGTGTCCACCGAAAAGATGGACCGTGCCCGCCAGGACGAAGCCACCGGCCGCCAGAGCAATTCCGGCCAAGATGTCCACACCGATCCAGAATCCCCATGGATAGCCGTCGCTCAGATTGGTGGCCGCTCCCAAACCCGCAAACCAACGGAAAAACATAAGCACCGCCCCAAAAACCGCCAAAACCCACAGCGCCCGGAGGCCAATGGAAGGCTTGGAATTCGCGTGTGTCACTTTGCTCCCTCCTTCGACTGCGTGTTCCGCTCATTTTCCATGCGGCGATTCACTACCCACGATACGGCTCCCAGTGCAATCCCCAATCCCGTCAAAACAAAGGGGATGGCGTGCATGGCCGGCTTGGAGTAGTCCGCCGGGGTTTTCGCGGGCAGATTCGCGAAGGCCTTTTGCGGCAGATTGGTCTGATAGGCCAGTTCCTCAAACGGCACGTTGGACAAGTGCATAACGCACGTGCCGCCGACTTCATCCTTGCCATAGATGTGGTGCACATAGCCGCGCGGATTGAGGCTAATGCGATTCTCCGCTTCGGCAACCAGGACTTCGCGATCACCGAAAATAATGGCATCCGTCGGACAGACCTTCGAGCAGGCCGGTTCCAGACCCGCCACCACACGGTCGTCACACATTGTGCACTTCATGATCTTGGGGAAGATCCGATCCCATTCAAAGCGCGGAACGAGGAACGGACAGGCCAGTTGGCAGTAGCGGCAGCCGAGGCAGATATTCGCGTCGTAAGCCACCGGCCCCTCCTCCGTCTTCCATAACGCTCCGACCGGACACGCCGTCGCGCAGGCCGGGATATTGCAGTGGAAGCATTGCAGCTTGCCGAACACCCACTCGAAACGGTCTTGAATCTGCACCTCGTTGTAGGTGATGACCGTCCACGTCTTCGAGGACAGATCGCGCGGATTCTGGTAACCTTTCGAGGCGAAAAACGTGGTCTGCTCGGCGGGCAGTTCGTTCCATTGCTTGCAGGCAATCTGACAACCCCGGCAACCGATGCAACGAGTCGAATCAATCAACATGGCTTTCATGCGGCACCACCTTTCCGGTTCACATCGCACAGGAACGCCTTATACTCCGGAATCATGGTATTGGCGTCGCCGATATGGGAGGTGAGAACGTTTGCGCTGTCTCCCCGAGCCAATCCCGCGTAGCCGAAATGCCAGATCACGCCGATCTGGTGAACGATTGTGCCGTCCACGTGGAATGGCTCGAAACGGTGCGTGACCAGTGCGTAGGCTTCGATCTGTCCGCGCGCCGACTCGATGATCACGCGGTCTCCATTCTCAATATTCTTCTGGCGGGCGAGGTCCACGCCCAATTCGGCGAACACGTCGGGCACCAGCTCCGCCAACCACGGCAGGTTGCGCGTCATCGCCCCGGCCTGCCAGTGTTCGCTCACCCGGTAGGTCGTGCCCACGATCGGGAACCTCGACACGTCCCCGACGGCGTTGCCTTCCGGGTTGCTGACATGCCACAACTTGACCGCCGGATTCACCTGCATGTTCGACATCAGGTTCTTCACCGGACTTTCAAGCGGTTCGTAATGCTCGGGCAGCGGCCCGTCCGCCAGATTGGCGGCGAACAGCCAAGCGTGCCCGTCCGGTTTCATGATGAACGGATGCTTGTCTTCCGGCGGCCACGGGCCATCCGGAACGTCTCCTTCCCATTTCTTGTCCGCCGCATTCCAGCGAACCACCCACCGCTTCGGATCCCACGGCTTGCCCGTCGGATCGCAGGCGGCGCGGTTGTAGAGGATTCGGCGATTCACCGGCCAGCACCATGCCCAATTGGGATATAACCCGATTTTATTCGCGGCGTCGGTCTTTTCCCGTCGCGCCATCTTGTTGTCTTTCTTCTCGGGACCGGTGTAGGAATTGCAGTACAGCCAGTTCCCGGAACAGGTCGAACCGTCTGGCTGCAGCATGGCAAAACCCGGCACCTGATCGCCCTTCTTAAAAGACTTCTCCCCGACCACCGTGTCCCGGGTGAAGTAACCGTTAACCTCTTTCGCCACCCGATGCACATCAGGTTCATGATGGATATCCACCGTCGCTCCGCTGCCGTAGTCCCAACTCAGTTTGGTGATTGCCTCGGGCAGCGTGCCACCCTGTGCGTATTGCGCTTTGAGGGACTTGCAGAGGGCGTCCAGAATCCACAGATCGGATCGGGATTCCCCGACCGGTGGAACCGCGGCATATCTCCACTGCGCCCACCGGCCGCTGTTGACGACGCTCCCTTCCTTCTCAACGGAAGAGCAGGCGG
This portion of the bacterium genome encodes:
- a CDS encoding twin-arginine translocase TatA/TatE family subunit, whose protein sequence is MRFGWVEILLIVGVVLLLFGGRRIPELMRGLARGVREFKDGLSDQPKPDDTSEKKT
- a CDS encoding molybdenum cofactor guanylyltransferase, whose product is MSRIAASGAVLVGGRSRRFHSDKAFMPFGGTSVAQLLFERLSSVLAEVFFVADQVNKLAGHEHVTVADLQPGLGPLAGLQATLHHAANDYSFVTACDLPFLDERLLPILWQNTGEADVIVPVWNDRVEPLAGFYHRRCYAQVEAALEAGRRSMRDFWPLVNVVRVDVTRHFDPESIERMFFNVNTPGEYRKMLTMVDGK
- the hybB gene encoding Ni/Fe-hydrogenase cytochrome b subunit; translated protein: MTHANSKPSIGLRALWVLAVFGAVLMFFRWFAGLGAATNLSDGYPWGFWIGVDILAGIALAAGGFVLAGTVHLFGGHKFHALARPAILTALLGYLMFIFGLFIDLGRPWNLWRALFHWNHESPMFEVAWCVMLYTTVLILEFLPVIFERYRLANLHDLWRKAVPWIIIGMLALFTLAMTDSFMWALVITVVLLFWEVAMRGGWMPRDKQMPILLIMSGVMFSTMHQSSLGTLFLLVPQKLHVLWYSPLLPLFFLLSAVMVGPAMVIFEALLSERVLGHKSHFHLLSSLSKAMPYLLGIYLLLKVADIVGQWTVISAFSLSAQTVSWWMELSVGVILPLVLYLSPDVRNSRSGLMWTSLLVVVGVLWNRINVAIVGVIVKQWETYYPHWIEIFITVGIVSIGLLVFRWVGRTMPVYEGESPSHA
- a CDS encoding HAMP domain-containing histidine kinase; this translates as MQYRRSFRHHFVIFVLLSFIALAQLSWWVIFQLNEGSRVTKLQHRIWTEQIRVASEQAGLWSERPRHELETWLQRVFPDLTLEEASGKIIVSAAAEKRLRRLAGGRVRMYVSEGAFFIFLLLTGIGYMYWVLRREILYEQQQSSFLSATSHELKTPITSLRLHLDTLIDRDLPKAQALDVLSTMRRDLDRLTDQIDRQLQAQAFVFGKRKLSLQPTDLTDETQFILKEISGRYNLKDLQLRTHLEPDVTVMADPERWQILVRNLLENAIKYSPGGGVLQVSLTRAGRLAQLHVSDEGVGFSQVECERIFERFYRIESEETRRTHGTGLGLYLVREIARSFGGSVRASSEGKGKGAAFIVEIPLAEEKRLA
- the fdhD gene encoding formate dehydrogenase accessory sulfurtransferase FdhD, which encodes MIAKSLPATQWREPTEDDSSGKIRDTREWVAREAALIIVVNGEELVRLASSPTHCNDLALGYLITEGVIGGLADVVRSDHDPAQGVAAFTLAPHRPFHSADWRSRRTVSSGCGEGVTLGQNVPRVADGGEVAVPPEFFRRVFTILREDYSVWYERTGCIHLAALAISGGPLVIREDIGRHNAVDKVVGAAARLESPLASAVLCSTGRLSSDMIRKAAFAGIPVVASRSAPTSLAVDLAEASGITLVGFARRRRFNLYTHPERIIFDETTAEDMLSPGRASSENEREA
- a CDS encoding formate dehydrogenase accessory protein FdhE, which encodes MNSDSSIRSDIQALEPFASDLNAFFRRFEAESLFRKPPAKDMPEVAARRIREGRYLLRPCGCELREETAGSAAHELLEVLDQHLPERRDEVAKILHAFANGQSEPSTFAGSAFRNRGNEIVRFQRQFDLADDLVAFFAVCLVRPYRSQVARTLTEGVDLAEWKCGYCPVCGHWPNLGHLWSEDGRLTLWCLHCGTSWAFKRLQCPFCLNEDQGSLTVLSPEAEDACRLHACQKCRRYVKEIRSENPAEQFPFLQNALGAVGLDYLALQEGYIRESPLTVRYEDPDGNELLLYRQTAGTVETSPDSVSGTL
- a CDS encoding response regulator transcription factor, with translation MPERILLVEDEAHIAQGLKLNLESEGFAVCIADDGRKAIERILRDEPDLVVLDVELPGLSGFEVCDRVRHDGSRVPILFLTVRDSEDDRIRGLELGGDDYMTKPFSVRELIQRIRAMLRRGSWYQETPRHGNVLEFGGNRVDFRAYKARTSDSEVILTQKECMLLKLLAEGEGRVIGRDEILDRVWGYDRYPSSRTIDNLILRLRKHFEADPKNPKHIHTLYGAGYRFTSAPTPAEPPSR
- a CDS encoding 4Fe-4S dicluster domain-containing protein, producing MKAMLIDSTRCIGCRGCQIACKQWNELPAEQTTFFASKGYQNPRDLSSKTWTVITYNEVQIQDRFEWVFGKLQCFHCNIPACATACPVGALWKTEEGPVAYDANICLGCRYCQLACPFLVPRFEWDRIFPKIMKCTMCDDRVVAGLEPACSKVCPTDAIIFGDREVLVAEAENRISLNPRGYVHHIYGKDEVGGTCVMHLSNVPFEELAYQTNLPQKAFANLPAKTPADYSKPAMHAIPFVLTGLGIALGAVSWVVNRRMENERNTQSKEGAK
- a CDS encoding cytochrome c, producing the protein MQNGSHLFERTLPLFLAILTAIVVIFQAQLTLKLNAELADLKTQIAASKPAEKMRTAVRPFAALEQNCTSCHSERRFTGIHGTASELENVVRHMENMPGAHLSPADVDKIHGSLRMLQCVRCHDESVLGRMGAMTPREQQAVIERMAAKPGSQIAQEEIENIQRGFQRIQGF